Proteins encoded in a region of the Rutidosis leptorrhynchoides isolate AG116_Rl617_1_P2 chromosome 9, CSIRO_AGI_Rlap_v1, whole genome shotgun sequence genome:
- the LOC139868466 gene encoding uncharacterized protein, with the protein MTTDDAKKSNEVVLGTFLVNSKPTKVLFDSGGYVVFEIADGRFLVANGEYKNCVIDLGTEKFDIDLVPITLGEFDVVVGMDWLNHNKANLDCHGKFVRVRTPSGEELIVYGEALRRLVHICTYSRARRLVSSGGMAYLARVVDTRDGPPSIKSIPVVNEFEDVFPDELPGVPPVRQVEFRIELVMGANRIAKTSYRLAPNEMHELLNQTQELLKGVLFDLVARHRSCL; encoded by the exons ATGACTACTGATGATGCTAAGAAGTCTAATGAAGTGGTTttaggtactttcttggttaactctaaaccCACTAAggttctatttgatagtggtggaTATGTCGTAT TTGAGATCGCGGATGGTAGATTCTTGGTGGCTAATGGGGAATATAAAAATTGTGTTATTGATTTGGGGACAGAGAAGTTTGATATTGACTTGGTTCCTAttaccttgggtgaatttgatgtcgtggtgggtatggattggctcaatcATAATAAAGCTAATCTTGATTGTCATGGGAAATTTGTAAGGGTAAGAACCCCAAGTGGGGAAGAGCTAATCGTGTATGGTGAAGCTCTAAGACGTCTCGTGCATATTTGTACTTATTCTCGGGCGCGCCGACTCGTGTCTAGTGGAGGTATGGCTTATCTAGCCCGTGTGGTTGACACTCGTGATGGGCCACCTTCCATTAAATCTATTCCCGTTGTTAATGAATTTGAGGATGTTTTTcctgatgaattaccgggtgttccaccGGTAAGACAAGTGgagtttcgcatcgagttggttatGGGGGCTAATCGCATTGCCAAAACTTCCTATCGTTTGGCACCAAATGAGATGCATGAATTATtgaaccaaacccaagagttgttGAAAGGGGTTTTATTCGACTTAGTAGCTCGCCATCGGTCTTGTTTGTga